Proteins encoded by one window of Emticicia oligotrophica DSM 17448:
- a CDS encoding DUF4843 domain-containing protein, producing MKKILGIALVMMSTIIMSSCFKDNQPVFDSMYLVEFQDAVVTAPALNKTFPIIAVANGAGVQTRRINLVGRQRENEESIKFSVDPNETTAKEGVHYTLEGGSVKIPAKSSFGDCKINILKAPAAAGTSVVLVLVLEGNGSDIKPNENYKKLGFRINL from the coding sequence ATGAAAAAAATATTAGGTATAGCATTAGTAATGATGAGTACAATCATCATGTCATCATGCTTTAAAGACAACCAACCTGTATTCGATTCGATGTATTTGGTAGAGTTTCAAGATGCCGTTGTAACTGCCCCTGCATTGAATAAAACATTTCCAATCATCGCAGTTGCTAATGGTGCGGGTGTACAAACTCGTCGTATTAATTTAGTAGGTCGTCAGCGTGAAAATGAGGAATCAATCAAGTTTTCGGTTGACCCAAATGAAACAACAGCTAAAGAAGGTGTACATTATACACTTGAAGGTGGCTCAGTGAAAATTCCTGCAAAATCTAGCTTTGGCGATTGCAAAATTAATATCTTAAAAGCTCCAGCTGCTGCCGGAACAAGCGTAGTGTTGGTGTTGGTATTAGAAGGAAACGGAAGTGATATTAAACCTAATGAAAATTATAAAAAGTTAGGATTTAGAATCAACTTATAA
- a CDS encoding RNA recognition motif domain-containing protein, translating to MNIFVGSLPFKIQESELKQYFEEYGEVSSVKIITDKFTGRSKGFAFVEMPDDAAAQKAINALNGSDIGGRSAVVNQAEEKRDNRGGGGGGYNRGGDRGGYNRDNNRNRY from the coding sequence ATGAACATTTTTGTTGGAAGTCTGCCTTTTAAAATCCAAGAAAGCGAATTAAAGCAGTATTTTGAAGAGTATGGCGAAGTATCATCAGTCAAAATTATCACTGACAAATTCACTGGAAGAAGCAAAGGTTTTGCATTCGTAGAAATGCCAGACGATGCAGCAGCACAAAAAGCAATTAATGCGTTAAACGGCTCAGATATTGGTGGACGCTCAGCAGTAGTAAACCAAGCTGAAGAAAAAAGAGATAACCGCGGTGGCGGTGGTGGCGGTTACAATCGTGGAGGCGACAGAGGTGGCTATAACCGTGATAATAACCGAAACAGATATTAA